ACATTACTTGTGAAAACGATGAATGGGTCTGCTGTTATTGCAAAAATAGCTGGTATGGAATCCACTGCAAAAATAAGATCCGTGGTTTCAATCATTACAAGGGCAAGCCCAAGCGGAGTAACAAGTAAAGCGCCTTTTTTGGCCCTCTCCACAACCTTGTCCCTGAGCGCTGTCCCTCCCTTTACAGGAGCTCTTTTTGAAGCCTTTGAACCGGCCTTTACCAGAAAATGCTGTCCATGATATCTTTCCGTAACAGGAACAAAACGTCTTATAAGTCTTATTACAAAATTATTATTCAGATCAGATTCATCTGTGTCTATGAAGAACATCTTTATGCCTGTGATGATAAGAAAAACACCAAAGACATACATGATCCAGTTAAACTGAGCTATGAGGCCTGCGCCAAGAACAATCATGCCTCCGCGCAGAACAAGTGCTCCAAGTATTCCCCAGTAAAGCACCCTGTGCTGGTAAAGCTGTGGAACTCCAAAAAAACTGAATATCATTGCAATTACAAATATGTTGTCCACACTTAAGGATTTTTCA
This portion of the Desulforegula conservatrix Mb1Pa genome encodes:
- a CDS encoding TerC family protein — its product is MIWLWICFLCLVFVILALDLGIFHRNAHVVSFREAMGWSFVWITLGLSFTVFIYYAYELKWFGIGLSPDVVDGVVNSGRAAALKYLTGYVVEKSLSVDNIFVIAMIFSFFGVPQLYQHRVLYWGILGALVLRGGMIVLGAGLIAQFNWIMYVFGVFLIITGIKMFFIDTDESDLNNNFVIRLIRRFVPVTERYHGQHFLVKAGSKASKRAPVKGGTALRDKVVERAKKGALLVTPLGLALVMIETTDLIFAVDSIPAIFAITADPFIVFTSNVFAILGLRSLYFALAGMMDKFRYLKVSLACILTLVGAKMLVAEWLKEQLGEHFGLYLLGMIVLILALGVIFSLIIEEEKDLSETE